A window of Clostridioides sp. ES-S-0010-02 genomic DNA:
CAAAATAAGAAGGGTGATTAATATTGAAATCTACAACATTTGTTATACTATGGGCTGTTTTATTTATGCTATTTGGATTTTATGTTAATAATAAACTATATGATTTTACGGAAGATTACAAAAACAATATGTCTATATTAGAGAAATCTATAGAAAATGAAGAATGGGAAAAAGCTCAAAAAGAAGCTGATTCTATATCTACTAGATGGTCTAAAGAAAGAAATCATTGGTATAAAGTTTTAAATCATGAATACTTTGACGAAATAGGTCTAAAATTTAATATTCTTGATAAAGCAATTTATACTGAAAATAAATTAAAATCCTTAGAAGAAGTTGAAAGCATAAAAACATATTTAGGAAATATTGTTGAAAGTGTTAAGTTTGATATAAATTATATATTTTAACAGTCACAAATAAGGATATAGATAAAGTAATAATTCTATATCCTTATTTGTTTATTTACAATTTACTACTATCAGAATAAATTTTTAGAGCTTCTCCAATGAATTTGGATGCTCCTTTACCATATTTCTTATCAGTCACCTGTATATAGCTAGAATTTTGTAAATAAAGTTCTGACAAATAATCTAAATGATTCTCTCCTTCATCTATCTTGTAAAATTCATTCATTCGGTTAATTTCATATACTATATCTCCAACAATATCTTGAATCTCTTCTGAAGAAGGATTTTTACTTAAGTCTGCCACAAGCTTTTCATATAATATGTTTATTTTGGGTTGTTTATTACCTAAATAACTCTTCAAAACTTCTCCAATAAATTTACACGCTCCATTACCATACTTTTTATCAACTTCTTTTATCCATATAGGATTTAGTAAATAATTTTGCACCATGCTATACCAATTATCATCTCCATACTCCATATTAAAAAGTTCATAATCTTTCTTAGATGTATCTGTTATCTCTTTAGCAATTTTTTGAAGTTCCTTTGATAAAGGATTTTTATTTAAATCTGCTACAAGTATTTTATATAGTTCACTTAATTTTGGATGATTATCTTCCAAACAGTCTTTTTTAAATTCATCAAATTGTTCTGCTAAAGTCAATATATCACTATTAAAATTTTTCTTTATAGCCTCAGAATATTTCTCAATACTTCCATATATTTTTATAGCCATTTTAGCAATTTCATCTTCTTTAGATTTAAACTTCTCAATATGTTCATTATATTTCTCTACACTACCATAAATTTTAATTACTTTATCTTCATGCTCTATTTTAAATTCCTCTAATACTTTAAAATATTCACTCATATCAAATTCTTTGAAGTTTACTACATTTTCTCCTTTTAACGTTTTGTCTATAATTTCTATTAGACTATCCAATCTTTTACGTTTTATAATAAGTAGCTTTCTTTGACTTTCTAGAGCATGCATTTTATCAAAGTATGGGCTTAACATTATATCTTTAACTTCTTTTAAAGGTATCTCAAGCTCTTTAAAAAATAAAATTTGTTGAAGCGTTTTAATAGCTTCATCATCATAAAACCTGTACCCTGCTTCTGTAATTTCACTTGGTTTTAATAAACCTATCTCGTCATAGTAATGTAATGTGCGCACACTTATTCCT
This region includes:
- a CDS encoding DUF4363 family protein; this encodes MKSTTFVILWAVLFMLFGFYVNNKLYDFTEDYKNNMSILEKSIENEEWEKAQKEADSISTRWSKERNHWYKVLNHEYFDEIGLKFNILDKAIYTENKLKSLEEVESIKTYLGNIVESVKFDINYIF
- a CDS encoding MerR family transcriptional regulator — encoded protein: MRTVKQVSDLTGISVRTLHYYDEIGLLKPSEITEAGYRFYDDEAIKTLQQILFFKELEIPLKEVKDIMLSPYFDKMHALESQRKLLIIKRKRLDSLIEIIDKTLKGENVVNFKEFDMSEYFKVLEEFKIEHEDKVIKIYGSVEKYNEHIEKFKSKEDEIAKMAIKIYGSIEKYSEAIKKNFNSDILTLAEQFDEFKKDCLEDNHPKLSELYKILVADLNKNPLSKELQKIAKEITDTSKKDYELFNMEYGDDNWYSMVQNYLLNPIWIKEVDKKYGNGACKFIGEVLKSYLGNKQPKINILYEKLVADLSKNPSSEEIQDIVGDIVYEINRMNEFYKIDEGENHLDYLSELYLQNSSYIQVTDKKYGKGASKFIGEALKIYSDSSKL